A stretch of DNA from Rhodococcus sp. NBC_00297:
CCGGCGCCGTTCTCCGAAACACTGTTCCCGGGGCTGGGCCTGCTGACCGTTCCGTGAGGCCGGCCGTCGCCGGTTGTGAATCATCCCAAGCGCGGTGACCTGCTGGGCACTACTGTCACGCTGAGTCCGGTTCGTGGCAGAGCCGGCCCTGTCGAGGAGCGTGGTGGCGTGGCGTCGGTGTTCGCTCAGCGCGCCAGCTACCAACGGCAAGGGATCCGTTTCATCGGCGGACCGTTGCCGTTGTCGTCGGAACGGAAAGTGTCCGACGCGTTCGGCAAGAAGCTGTCGCGTGACTACCTGTTCGTCGACGATCGAGAGTCCGACTTCATCGGTACCTGGCGTGGCAGTCGAGTGCAGCTGTATGCGGTGTCGCGCCGGGCCGTCGAAGCAATCGTCAATCCGAAGATCGCCGGTGTGCATATCGATCGTGACACCGCCGCGCAGTATTCGTTCGGTCAGCTGAGCCCCGAGGCGCTGACGTTCTCGTCGGCGCAACAGCCTCGTTTCCGTGACCGCAAACGCAACATGATCGTGGCGACCAGCGCGGGGTCCGCCCGTGCAGCGATGACGCGCGCACTGCGGACGCACGTTCGTGCGGATGACGACAGCATCGACCTGCGGCCGATCGTCACCGAGTGCGTGCGCACGGCTGTGGCAGAGGCGGTGTGGGGTGACGCGGCGACGGCGGTGATCGACTATGTCGACGAGAGCGGCGCCCATCAGACGTTGCCGTTTGCGGATGCGATGTACGACAACTTCTTACGGCTTCGACGCTGTGCGAACACATACGCCATGAGAGTCGAGCCACGGCTGCAACGCTGGACGTTCTCCCGGGAGCAGCGGTGGATGCGGATCAACACTCGGACGCTGGTGCGGCACGCCTCGGCTCTGGCGGATATGCCGCTCGACGACACCATTGCCGGCCACATCAGGCGGTTGCACGGCATCTCGGGGTTCTCGTCGACCATGGTCCGTGACGACACCACGACGTCCTTCATCGCCGGCGTCGACACGACGCGCACGGCCATTCTCGCCACGCTGAAGCATCTGCTCGATCCCGCCAACACGCAGTGGAAGGACGCCTTCTCAGCTGTGCCCGTCGAGTCGCTGGGTGATTCTGCAGTGGTTCGTGCGTGCGTGATGGAAGCGTTGCGCATCGACACCCCCGGGTCCGTGTTCAACGGGCGGGTGATCGACGACTGCCGCATCGCTCTCGGTGACGGCAGTGTCGATCTGCACCGTAATACGCTGGTGATGGCGAATATTCATGCCGTGCACGCAGTGTACGGCCCTACATTCGATCCGAACCGGATACTGAACGCCCACGCGACGGATCACGTCGCGCCGCTGGTGATTCCCTTCGGCAAGGGCCCGAGATCGTGCCCTGGCAAGTCGTTCGCGTCGTCGATGATCGCGGTGTTCGTGCACGACTTCCTTCAGGCGTACCCGAACGCCGCGGTGGACACGACGCACGCGGACAACGCCTATCCGATCCACACGGCATCCGAGCATGGTCTGCACGTGTCGCTGCGTGGCTGAGGTGTCAGGTCATCAGTGCGGCGGGAGCCCACGACGGCCATGACGGGTCCCCAACCAGTCGACCATGGTCGTAACGAGCGATAACGCGAAAGGGGTTGCTTGCGTTGGTATTGTCGTAGACGCGGGCATTTTCGACGACATCGATCGCGGATCGAACCAAGGGCCACAGGCGCACGTATCGCTCACGAACCTTTGCCTCGGGCACGGAATGACCGCCGATCTCGACGCGGTTGACGACGCGGGCTACGGCCAGGTCGACCGGAATGGCGACGATATGAAGTGTGACGAGGTACCCGGCCTCGTTCGCCGTCTCGATCAGATCGAGCTTCGACGGATGCGAGAAGACTGTCTCGGTGACGAACGACGCGGCCTGTGCGAGTAAGGCCACCCGCTGTTCGGCGGCCAACCTCGATGCGTCGTACGCGTGCGCTTGTTCGTCACCGGGCCAGTTCTCGGTAGCGATCTCGTCGGCGTTGACGAAGGGAAGATGAGTGACGGGCGCCAGCACCCGAGCAAAGAAGGTGCTCTTGCCGGCGCCGTTCGGGCCGGCAAGCAGGTGCAGGACCGGGTCGCGGGTCATTCCGTTAGGGACGATGCTCGATCACAGCGCCGTCTTCGTCGCATTCGACGAAGGCCCGTCCTTCTGCCTCGAATTCGCTGCGCAGATCCAGGCCTTCTGACATCGCGTCGATTCGCTCGGACCATTCCGCGCGTACGACTGCCTGCTCTCGCGGGGTGAGCGCGTCGTAGTTCTGCCGACCTGCCAATACCCCGGCGATATCGCGTGAGGCTATGTGATGTGAGGCCTCGATCTCACGCCCGACCAGTGCCCAGTGTGCAATTTGTTGGGCTGCGCTCCGGCTCGACGCACTGCCGACCAGCTTCGCCGATGCATACAGTTCATCGTCGACCCGTAGCGATGACGTCGTACCCATGAGCTGCTCCGTTCGTTGTCGTGCACCTAGTGTAGCAATCTGCCACAGCTATGTGCTGCCGGATGATGACTAGCTGTCAGCAGTAACCCGAGCCGCCAGGAACGCTTCCGGATCGATCAGGTCAGCCTGCCCGACGATCGATCCCAGGTCGGCGATCCGCTCCACTCCGGTCAGCACCATCTCTTCCTCGACGGTCCCCTCGGCGTAGCCGTAATAGCAGGTGGACGTCGTATGGTTGTGGTCCTTGTCGATGCGGTTCGCCCGACCTTCGATCTGGCGGATGTCGATGGGTGTCCACCGTGGATCGTGGATCAGCGTCACCCGGGGCGCGAGGGTGGACGTCGTGCCTTCGGGCAGCAGCATCTCGTTGGTGTGCAGGTTGATGGCACTCGTGGTGGTGGACACGATGACGGTGGCGTCACCCGTCTGGAAGCGCCGGATCTCGGCCTCCTGCTCCGGACTGCTCATGCTGCCGTCGACCACCGCAACAGCAAGTCCGCCCTCGCGCAAGTCCTCGGCGAGAGCGGCGACGGACTCGCGGTAGAACATCGACGCGAACACCTGGTTGCCGGCCTTGACCCACGTGCGGACTTGGTCGGCGGACGCGGGAATGCGGAGATACGAACACTTCTGGCGGAACCGCAGTGTCGCGGCCCGCACACTCGGATTCTTCTGCAGCACTCGTTTGCCGCCGGACACCTTCCACATCGGCAGACCGACCTCCTTGCGATAGTCGACCCACGCGGAGTTGTAGAGCCGCTTCTGAGCGGCGGTCAGCTCCTGCCCGAGGGGTTCACGGGGCGTGGGCGGGGACGGTCGCGAGATCGACCACGGCACAGCACCTCCCGACAGCCACCCGTGCACGGCGGCGATATCGCGCTCGCGACGGGCAGCGTCTTCTGGCTCCCAGCGCCACGTGGCCAGCCCGGTCGACGCCTTGCCGGCCTTGATCGCGAAGCCGGACTTTTCGAGGAAGTTCGCCCACTTCACGGTGAGGGCGTAGCCGAGCTGATCGTCGTCGCCCACGATTTCGACGCCGTGGGACTGCTCGATCGCGCGCGCCATATAGGCGAAGTGCAGCGGCTGGTAACCGGGAGTCGCGGACATCCAGACCACCGACCGCGCGGCTTCTTGGTAACGCCACACGATCTGCGACTGCTGCGATTCGATGTTCATCAGCGCATGGCACTCGTCGGCGATGACGACGTCGATATCGAAGCGCAGTTCGCCGAGCGTGATGGTTCGCTTGTTCTGTGTCCGTTTGCGTTTGCCCAGATCGGTGTCGGGTGGGACGGACAGCAGCTTCTTCGTCGACTGGTAGGTGACCAGGAGCCAGCGCTTACGGTCGGAGGGCTCGATGTCGGCTTCACTGTCCGCGATCGTCCGACGCCACCCCGGTAGTGCTCCCTTCGGTGCGACGACCAGGACGGTGCCGATCTCGGCAGCGGACATCTGCCGCACCGCCTCGCACACCGACAGGGTCTTGCCCAAGCCGGTGGAGTCCATCTGCGCGAAGTAGGGGAAGCCCTCGTCGAGGGCAGTGAGGTGCCGACGGACCGATTCGAGCTGGGTGTCGCGAGGGAGCAGGGAACGGGCATGCACGGTCTCCGGGCGCCAGGTCTCGTTGGCATCATCCTCGAGCCACCGCTGCAGGCTGTAGGGCATCGACTCGTACGGCTGCAGGTACTCGGGCAACTCGGTGCCGTAGTACGCGAACACTCGTGGGCCGGGGTACCAGCGCGCCCCCGCAGCGCTGGCTGCGGAGCGGTCCTCGAAGGGAACATCCAGCACCCACACACGCTCGCCGGCGTCGGGCACGCGCAGGTCGGGAGCTGCGGTCTTCTTCGCCGGTGCGCGGCGCTTGGTCGGCTTCTTCGCAGTTCCGGCGAACTTCCGGGCTGCGCTGCTCTGACCGGCCTTCACGGTGCGAGTCGTGGTGGAGCGTCTACGTGGTGGCATCGGGAACATCCTCTCCGATCGCAACTGATGGTCACGACAAGGGTCGTCGGCGGGAGTGGGGTCCTGTGCCGTGGGAACCAGGCACTGCCGAGAGTGGCATCGACGTCCGACACCGTCGACAAGGTTGGATACGACCGCGCCATATCCAACCTTGTGGCCATAAGGTTGGGTATGGCCCGATGCAGGGGCCGGTAACTCAGTCCCTGCGTTGCTCACCACGCCAGGGACGTGGTGGGCTCAGCGACTGGTTTCCCTGGTGTGACACAGCCAGTGCACAGAGTAATTAGTGAAATGTGTGAGTGAACAATCGAGGCCGCATCCGTGTCAGTGCGCACTGCTAGGTTGATGTTGCCTCCACTCGGACGGCAACCCCCTCATTGTTTCAACCGGGAGACGCATGCCTGAAAAGAAGATTCTGTACGTCGATCTAGACAACACGCTGGTCGACTTTCAATCCGGTATCAAGCGACTACACCCGTCCGAAATCGTCGGGCTCGAGGATGACCTGGACGAGGTTCCGCGCATCTTCTCGCTCATGGATCCGATCGACGGCGCTTTGGACGCCTACAGGCTGCTCGCGGAGCATTTCGATACGTACATCTTGTCCACTGCCCCGTGGAAGAACGCCCAGGCGTGGCACGACAAGGTCAAGTGGGTGCAGTGGCACCTGGGCTACGAGTCGGGGTCGGTGGCCTACAAGCGCCTCATCCTCTCTCACCACAAGAATCTCAACCGGGGTGACTTTCTGGTGGACGATCGAGGTGCCAACGGTGCGAAGGAATTCGAGGGTGAGTTGATCCCCTTCGGTACCGGGAACTTCAAGACCTGGGCCCAGGTCACGAAATACCTGCTCCCGCTGGCGTGACCGGCGAGGAAGGCCTGTCCGCCGAATTGTCCGCCACTGCGGAGCTTCTCAGCAGGACGGGCGACCTCGACGAGCCGAGCGGACCGGCCCCCTGGCTGGTGAGGCAGGTCCTTGCATCGCAGCGCGATGACGAGCAGTTGGCCCACTGGACGTCGTCGACGGTGATCGACGACAACGTGCAGGCACCGGTGTTCGACGAGGCGACCTTCGCCTGGCTCCACAGAGGGCTGACCGATGTCTACGACTTCCCCATCGGCCATGCGGGACTGATGCACACGTACGGCTATCTGCTGTCGACAGTGGTCACTCCGTACGGACTGAAACGTCAGAGGTGGCTCACGAGCGACCTGGCCGTCGCCTTCGGCAAGGAGCCCACTCACCTTCAGCCGACGGCATCTGAGACCCCTCTGATGGAGCGCGTCGCATCCACGGTCCTGCCGGCGCTCAGCGATCCGGTCGGAACCACACGAGTCGTCCTCGCCTTCGACGAGGTGGTCGACACCACCAACGCGATGCGCACCGTCTTTGTGGCCGATCCTGGAAGCGGTTCCACCGCAGTCGTGTACGGACTGGTGACGAGCTCGAGGATCCAGATCGTCTCGACCTTCCCGGTCCAGCCCTTGGCGCAGGAGTGGGCGCGGACTCGACTGAGTGAGCCGACCCGGTACCGCTTCAACTACGCCCCACCCACAGCTTCACCGGGAAGCGCCTTCGACGGGGCGACGGAAGTGCTCGTGTCCCGCGTCTGACGTTGTTGCGTCAGCCGACCTCGACGACCTCCAACGCACCGTCTGCATGCGACCCGCGCAGCCGCTTCTTGTCGAACTTGCCGACACTCGTCTTCGGCACCTCGTCGATGAAGGTCCAGCGTTCCGGCAACTGCCAGTGCGCAACTCGGCCGTCGAGGAAGTCGCGGAGCTCCTCCGCGGTCACGGTCTGACCCTCGCGCACGACGACGGCGACGAGTGGTCGCTCGTCCCACTTCTCATCGGGCACACCGATGACCGCGGCCTCGCGCACAGCGGAATGCTCCATGACGTGGTTCTCGAGCTCGACGGACGAGATCCATTCCCCACCGGACTTGATGATGTCCTTCGACCGGTCCGTCAGCGTCAGGTATCCGCCCTCGGAGATGGTGCCGACATCGCCGGTCCGCAGCCACCCGTCGTCGAACTTGTCGGACGCGTCGCTGCGGTAGTAGCTGCCCGTGATCCACGGCCCGCGCACCTCGAGTTCGCCGACGTGCGTGCCGTCCCACGGCAAGACGGTGCCCGAATCGTCGACCAGGCGAGCACGGACAGCGGACACGAAACGTCCCTGAGTGCAACGCAAGTCGAACTCGTCTTCCGGAGATAGTCCGACGTCGGGGCGCCCGGACGTGCCGAGCGGCGACGTCTCCGTCATGCCCCACGCCTGGGAGATGGGAACGCCGTACTTCTCGTGGAACGCCCGCATCAGGCTCGGCGGGCACGCGCTGCCGCCCACGGTGACGTCACGCAGGCTCGACAGGTCAGCCGGGTGGTCCTCGAGGTGGGCGAGCAGTGCCTGCCAGATGGTGGGGACGGCGGCGGCCGCCGTGGGTCGCAGCGTCGTCATCATCTCTGCGAGCGGCGCCGGCTGCAGGAAGCGGTCCGGCATGATGAGCGACGCCCCCACCATCAGCGCGGCGTACGGCAGTCCCCAGGACATGGCGTGGAACATCGGCACGATGGCGAGCACGGTGTCCGACTGCGCGAGCGCCATGGCATCGGTCATGCAGACCTGCATCGAGTGCAGCCAAATCGATCGGTGCGAGTAGACGACGCCTTTCGGGTCACCGGTGGTGCCCGAGGTGTAACACATTGCTGCAGCGGATCGTTCGTCGAGCTCGGGCCAGTCGTACTCGTCGGGGTGGCCTGCGAGCACGTCCTCGTAGCCCAGCACCTCGATGCCCTCGGGTGCCTGTACCTGTGATGGGTCGGCGCCCACGACGATGAGATGGCGGACTGTCGACATGGTGGGCAGCAACGGCGTCAGCAGGGGGAGCAGGCTGGCGTCGGCGATGATGACGCTGTCCTCGGCGTGCGCGACGATGTAGGTGAGCTGCTCGGGGAACAGGCGAATGTTCAGCGTGTGCAGCACGGCACCCATGGCCGGCACGGCCATGTAGGCCTCCATGTGC
This window harbors:
- a CDS encoding zeta toxin family protein; the encoded protein is MTRDPVLHLLAGPNGAGKSTFFARVLAPVTHLPFVNADEIATENWPGDEQAHAYDASRLAAEQRVALLAQAASFVTETVFSHPSKLDLIETANEAGYLVTLHIVAIPVDLAVARVVNRVEIGGHSVPEAKVRERYVRLWPLVRSAIDVVENARVYDNTNASNPFRVIARYDHGRLVGDPSWPSWAPAALMT
- a CDS encoding TA system antitoxin ParD family protein; the protein is MGTTSSLRVDDELYASAKLVGSASSRSAAQQIAHWALVGREIEASHHIASRDIAGVLAGRQNYDALTPREQAVVRAEWSERIDAMSEGLDLRSEFEAEGRAFVECDEDGAVIEHRP
- a CDS encoding 5' nucleotidase, NT5C type yields the protein MPEKKILYVDLDNTLVDFQSGIKRLHPSEIVGLEDDLDEVPRIFSLMDPIDGALDAYRLLAEHFDTYILSTAPWKNAQAWHDKVKWVQWHLGYESGSVAYKRLILSHHKNLNRGDFLVDDRGANGAKEFEGELIPFGTGNFKTWAQVTKYLLPLA
- a CDS encoding DEAD/DEAH box helicase, which codes for MPPRRRSTTTRTVKAGQSSAARKFAGTAKKPTKRRAPAKKTAAPDLRVPDAGERVWVLDVPFEDRSAASAAGARWYPGPRVFAYYGTELPEYLQPYESMPYSLQRWLEDDANETWRPETVHARSLLPRDTQLESVRRHLTALDEGFPYFAQMDSTGLGKTLSVCEAVRQMSAAEIGTVLVVAPKGALPGWRRTIADSEADIEPSDRKRWLLVTYQSTKKLLSVPPDTDLGKRKRTQNKRTITLGELRFDIDVVIADECHALMNIESQQSQIVWRYQEAARSVVWMSATPGYQPLHFAYMARAIEQSHGVEIVGDDDQLGYALTVKWANFLEKSGFAIKAGKASTGLATWRWEPEDAARRERDIAAVHGWLSGGAVPWSISRPSPPTPREPLGQELTAAQKRLYNSAWVDYRKEVGLPMWKVSGGKRVLQKNPSVRAATLRFRQKCSYLRIPASADQVRTWVKAGNQVFASMFYRESVAALAEDLREGGLAVAVVDGSMSSPEQEAEIRRFQTGDATVIVSTTTSAINLHTNEMLLPEGTTSTLAPRVTLIHDPRWTPIDIRQIEGRANRIDKDHNHTTSTCYYGYAEGTVEEEMVLTGVERIADLGSIVGQADLIDPEAFLAARVTADS
- a CDS encoding cytochrome P450 codes for the protein MASVFAQRASYQRQGIRFIGGPLPLSSERKVSDAFGKKLSRDYLFVDDRESDFIGTWRGSRVQLYAVSRRAVEAIVNPKIAGVHIDRDTAAQYSFGQLSPEALTFSSAQQPRFRDRKRNMIVATSAGSARAAMTRALRTHVRADDDSIDLRPIVTECVRTAVAEAVWGDAATAVIDYVDESGAHQTLPFADAMYDNFLRLRRCANTYAMRVEPRLQRWTFSREQRWMRINTRTLVRHASALADMPLDDTIAGHIRRLHGISGFSSTMVRDDTTTSFIAGVDTTRTAILATLKHLLDPANTQWKDAFSAVPVESLGDSAVVRACVMEALRIDTPGSVFNGRVIDDCRIALGDGSVDLHRNTLVMANIHAVHAVYGPTFDPNRILNAHATDHVAPLVIPFGKGPRSCPGKSFASSMIAVFVHDFLQAYPNAAVDTTHADNAYPIHTASEHGLHVSLRG
- a CDS encoding long-chain fatty acid--CoA ligase gives rise to the protein MKSTMQDTPLSIGQLVRYGTSMHASATITTWSEAGPSNITFAELGRRAARLAHGLRALGIDGDQRVATFMWNNSQHMEAYMAVPAMGAVLHTLNIRLFPEQLTYIVAHAEDSVIIADASLLPLLTPLLPTMSTVRHLIVVGADPSQVQAPEGIEVLGYEDVLAGHPDEYDWPELDERSAAAMCYTSGTTGDPKGVVYSHRSIWLHSMQVCMTDAMALAQSDTVLAIVPMFHAMSWGLPYAALMVGASLIMPDRFLQPAPLAEMMTTLRPTAAAAVPTIWQALLAHLEDHPADLSSLRDVTVGGSACPPSLMRAFHEKYGVPISQAWGMTETSPLGTSGRPDVGLSPEDEFDLRCTQGRFVSAVRARLVDDSGTVLPWDGTHVGELEVRGPWITGSYYRSDASDKFDDGWLRTGDVGTISEGGYLTLTDRSKDIIKSGGEWISSVELENHVMEHSAVREAAVIGVPDEKWDERPLVAVVVREGQTVTAEELRDFLDGRVAHWQLPERWTFIDEVPKTSVGKFDKKRLRGSHADGALEVVEVG